The Sporomusaceae bacterium genomic sequence AAAATCATTCCGAAATGATCGCCGAACCGTTCGCGCAGCACCGGACGGACCGCCGCGAACTGCCCCGGCACGGCCACCGTGCTTTGCGCCGCCTGGCGGGCCTCCAGCAGCACCCCCGTATCCTTAAGGATATCGGCGATCTTCAGATCGGGTATGCCATGCTGGCGGGTGCCGAAAAACTGTCCCGGCCCCCTCAGCTCCAGGTCCTTCTCCGCCAGCACGAATCCGTCCCGGACCTGGGCCATTATCTCCAGCCGGTCCTTCGTTTCCGGGCTCTGGTTATCCGACAGCAGGATGCAGTACGACTGGTGCTCGCCGCGGCCGATCCGGCCCCGCAGCTGATGGAGCTGGGCCAGGCCGAAGCGGTCCGCCCCCTCCACCGCCATCACCGTGGCGTTGGGCACATTCACCCCCACCTCGATCACCGTCGTCGCCACCAGCACCTGCACCTCGCCGCTGTAGAAGGCGCGCATCACCGCCTCCTTCTCCGCCGCCTTCAGGCGGCCGTGCACCAGCGCGCAGGAAATATCGCGGAAATACGTACCCTTGAGCTGCTCGTAAAGTTGGGTCGCCGCCTGCACCTCCAGCTTGTCCGACTCCTCCACCAGCGGGCAGACCACATACCCCTGGCGGCCGGCCGCGACCTCCTTGACAATGAAATTATAGACCCGCGCGCGCATATCGCCGCCGACCGAGTACGTCTTCACCGGCTTGCGGCCCGGCGGCATCTCGCGGATCACCGAAACATCGAGATCGCCGTATACCGTCAGCGCCATCGTCCGCGGGATGGGCGTCGCCGTCATTACCAGCACGTCCGGCGTCGGCCCCTTGGCCTGCAGCAGCGCCCGCTGCCGCACCCCGAAGCGGTGCTGTTCGTCCGTCACCACCAGGCCGAGATGTTTGAAAACCACATCCTCCTGGATAAGGGCGTGAGTGCCGATCACGACATCCACCAGACCGTCCCGCAGGCGGCTCAGCACCTCCTCGCGCGTCCGCTTCGTCAGGCTGCCGGTCAGCGCCGCTATCCTCACGCCGTGCGGCGCCAGCAACTGGGCGAGCGTATGGCAGTGCTGCTCGGCCAGGATCTCGGTCGGCGCCATCATCGCCCCCTGGTAGCCGCCGGCCACCGTCTTGGCGAGGGCGATCGCCGCCAGCACAGTCTTGCCGGAGCCCACGTCGCCCTGGACAAGGCGCTGCATCGGCCGGGCGTCCTCCATATCGGCCTTGATCTCCGCCAGCGCCGTCCGCTGGTCTTTCGTCAGCGCGAACGGCAGCGCCGCCTCCACCCTCTTCACCACGGCGTCGTCCGGGCCGTGCTTGATCCCCGTCCCCTCCTGCTTGTTAAGGCTCTTCAGATACAGCAGCCCGCACTGCAGCAGATACAGCTCCTCGAACACCAGCCGCCGCCTGGCCGCCTCCAGCGTGGCCGCGTCGGCGGGAAAGTGGATATTCGCCAGCGCCGCCCCCCGGCCCATCAGCTTATACTGGCCGAGCAACGCCGGCGGCAGAAACTCCGGCCGCTCGCCGTCCGCGTCCAGCGCCTGGCGGATCAGCGTCCTGAGCCAGCGCTGGCCGACACTCTCGCTCGCCGGGTATATCGGCACGATCCTGCCGGTATGGATGAGATCGGCGCCGTCGACCACCTCGATCTCCGGGTGGGAAACCTGCACCTGGCCGTAGCGCCGCTCCACCTTGCCGGATATTATCAGCTCCATCCCCGGCCGGTACCACTTCTTGATATACGGCTGATTAAACCACACCAGTTGGGCGGCGCCGGTCGCGTCGCGCACCGTCAGCTTCGTCAGCGTCAGGCCGCGCCGCGGCCGCGAATCGTTCACCGCCCCCACCAGCGCCTGGAAAGTCTGCAGCTCGCCGTCGGCTAACGCCCGGATCGGCTTCAGTTCGCTGCGGTCCTCGTAGCGCCGCGGGTAATGCTCCAGCAGGTCGCCGAGCGTGAAAATGCCCAGCTTGGCCAGCAGCGCCGCCTTCGCCGGCCCCACGCCCTTGATGAACTTTATATCCGTAGTCCTACCGATAGTCAAATCATCACCTCAAGCATTCGAAGAAACCCCCATATGCCGGCATAAAACCGCAGATGGGGGCTTATCAACGGCCGACACTTTCATTACTGATTAGCCAAAGCCTTATTAAGCTCCGCCACCAGCTTCTCCACATCCACCTCATGCATGCGGGCGCCGCCGGCCACCGTCTCGTTGGCCGCGCCCATACAGCCGATGCAGCCCATGCCGTGGCGGGCGAACACTTCCCGCGCAGCGGGGCACTGCCGCAATACCTCGTTAATCGGCGTATCCTTCGTGATCAATCTTGCCGCCCCCTTCCCGCTTCTTTTGCGGTTCTATTTCCATACATTATGATGAAAATCCTCCCCTGGACACAACCGGCGGAATTTATTGTTCCAGGCCTTGCATATCGGGCGGCAACTGTGTTAAAATACTGATGTTATCGTCATAAGTATGTCTCGTCCCGTCGAAGGAGGTGGAATTAATGGCCAACGTATGCGAAATCTGTGGCAAAGGCGAAACCGCCGGCATGAATGTCAGCCACTCGAACCTGAAGACCAAACGCACCTGGAAACCCAACATCCAACGCGTTAAAGCCCTCGTCCAAGGTGAGATAAAAAGAGTAAACGTCTGCACCCGTTGCCTGCGTTCCGGTAAAATCCAGCGGGCGGTTTAATATTACGCAGCTAAAATCCCCCGGCGACAGTTCGCCGGGGGATTTTTTTTACTTTTCATCGACCGCAGCCAGCAGCTCGTTCAGGCGCTCGCCGGCGACGTCGTACTTCTCGCCGCAGAAATGGCAGCGCACCTCCGCCTTGCCCTCCCTGGCCATATCGGCGAGCTCCTCCCGCCCCAGACTTACCAGCATCGCCTCCACCCGTTCGGTCGAACACTGGCAGCTAAACGCCAGCCTCGCCGATTCGAACACGGTCGCCTCCAGTCCGGCGAAAACCTTCAGCAGCATCGAAGCCGCGTCCGCTCCGCCGCGCACCAGCTCGGAAACCGGCGGCAGCGCGGTCAGATTGGCCTCCACCTTCGCCAGCACCTCGTCCTCCGCGCCCGGCAGCGCCTGGACGATAATCCCCCCGGCGGCCCCCACCGAATAATCGGTGTTGATCAGCACCCCCAGGGCGACCGTCGACGGCGTCTGCTCCGACACCAGCAGGTAATTGGCGACATCGTCGCCGATCTCGCCGCTCACCAGCTCCGCCGTGCCGGTAAAAGGCTGCTTCATGCCAGTGAACCTCGTCACGTGGATATGCCCCTGCCCCACCGCCTGCCCCACAGGCAGCTTGCGGCCGACCACCGGCAGCTCGACATGGGGGTTTTGAACATAGCCCCGCACCGTCCCGAGGGCGTGGGCGTCGGCGATCACCCCGCCGAGCGGGCCGTCGCCGGCGATGCGGATCGTCAAATACTCGTCCGTCTTCAGGTTGGCGGCCAGCAGCAGCGCCGCCGTCATCGTCCGCCCCAGGGCCGCTGCGGCCACCGGGAAACAGTCGTGGCGCCGCCGCGCCTCCTCCGCAAGCTCCGTGGTCACGGCTGCGAACGCGCGCACCCCCGGAACGGTTGCTTTAACCAGATGGTCGGTCATAGTTCCTCCCTGGCAATAACTTCATCTGTTACGATATCTATTATCTCGATAATTCCCCCGTCTATCCTGGCCACCGTGCCGTGCCCGTCCGGGGATTTCGACATCGCCGGCGAGCCGGGATTGAGCAGGACTCTGCCATCCCGCTTCGCCAGCTCCGGCACATGGGTGTGGCCGGTGACCAGCACATCCGCCCCCAGCCGCCCGGCCATCGCCCAGCGACCCGCCTCGTCGAGGCTCTGGCCGTGGTGGACGACGATGCGGCGGCCGTCCGCGAACACATAAGCGTACGGCGCCTGCACCGGCATGGACAGCACCATGCCGTCCACCTCGGCGTCGCAGTTGCCGGCGGCCGCCACCACCGGCAGCGGGCAGGCATTCAGCTCCTCCGCCAGCTCCTTGGGGCTGTATTCGGCCGGTATCGGGTTGCGCGGCCCGTGGTAAAGCACGTCGCCCGCGTGGATGATCAACTCGCAGTCGGCGAAATACCTCTGGTATATCGCGCGCCAGGTAGCGACACAGCCATGCGTATCGCTTACGACACCTATTTTCATATCAACCAATCATCCATTTTCTGGAAATATATTACAGACCTTTGAGCAAGTTCGCCATTTCAATAGCCGACACCGCCGCGTCAAACCCCTTGTTCCCCGCCTTCGTGCCGGCCCGTTCCACCGCCTGCTCGATCGTCTCGGTCGTCAGCACGCCGAAGATCGTCGGCACGCCGCTGTCCAGGCCCACGTGGCCGACTCCCTTGGCCACCTCGGCGCACACATAATCGAAATGGGGCGTGTTGCCGCGGATAACCGCGCCCAGGCAGATAACCGCGTCATAGCGCTTGCTTTCGGCCATCTTCTTCGCCACCAGCGGGATTTCGAACGCTCCCGGCACCCAGGCCAGCTCGATATCGTCCGCGGACGCGCCATGGCGGGTA encodes the following:
- the recG gene encoding ATP-dependent DNA helicase RecG: MTIGRTTDIKFIKGVGPAKAALLAKLGIFTLGDLLEHYPRRYEDRSELKPIRALADGELQTFQALVGAVNDSRPRRGLTLTKLTVRDATGAAQLVWFNQPYIKKWYRPGMELIISGKVERRYGQVQVSHPEIEVVDGADLIHTGRIVPIYPASESVGQRWLRTLIRQALDADGERPEFLPPALLGQYKLMGRGAALANIHFPADAATLEAARRRLVFEELYLLQCGLLYLKSLNKQEGTGIKHGPDDAVVKRVEAALPFALTKDQRTALAEIKADMEDARPMQRLVQGDVGSGKTVLAAIALAKTVAGGYQGAMMAPTEILAEQHCHTLAQLLAPHGVRIAALTGSLTKRTREEVLSRLRDGLVDVVIGTHALIQEDVVFKHLGLVVTDEQHRFGVRQRALLQAKGPTPDVLVMTATPIPRTMALTVYGDLDVSVIREMPPGRKPVKTYSVGGDMRARVYNFIVKEVAAGRQGYVVCPLVEESDKLEVQAATQLYEQLKGTYFRDISCALVHGRLKAAEKEAVMRAFYSGEVQVLVATTVIEVGVNVPNATVMAVEGADRFGLAQLHQLRGRIGRGEHQSYCILLSDNQSPETKDRLEIMAQVRDGFVLAEKDLELRGPGQFFGTRQHGIPDLKIADILKDTGVLLEARQAAQSTVAVPGQFAAVRPVLRERFGDHFGMIFQG
- a CDS encoding DUF1858 domain-containing protein, encoding MITKDTPINEVLRQCPAAREVFARHGMGCIGCMGAANETVAGGARMHEVDVEKLVAELNKALANQ
- the rpmB gene encoding 50S ribosomal protein L28; its protein translation is MANVCEICGKGETAGMNVSHSNLKTKRTWKPNIQRVKALVQGEIKRVNVCTRCLRSGKIQRAV
- the hslO gene encoding Hsp33 family molecular chaperone HslO translates to MTDHLVKATVPGVRAFAAVTTELAEEARRRHDCFPVAAAALGRTMTAALLLAANLKTDEYLTIRIAGDGPLGGVIADAHALGTVRGYVQNPHVELPVVGRKLPVGQAVGQGHIHVTRFTGMKQPFTGTAELVSGEIGDDVANYLLVSEQTPSTVALGVLINTDYSVGAAGGIIVQALPGAEDEVLAKVEANLTALPPVSELVRGGADAASMLLKVFAGLEATVFESARLAFSCQCSTERVEAMLVSLGREELADMAREGKAEVRCHFCGEKYDVAGERLNELLAAVDEK
- the yfcE gene encoding phosphodiesterase; protein product: MKIGVVSDTHGCVATWRAIYQRYFADCELIIHAGDVLYHGPRNPIPAEYSPKELAEELNACPLPVVAAAGNCDAEVDGMVLSMPVQAPYAYVFADGRRIVVHHGQSLDEAGRWAMAGRLGADVLVTGHTHVPELAKRDGRVLLNPGSPAMSKSPDGHGTVARIDGGIIEIIDIVTDEVIAREEL
- the ribE gene encoding 6,7-dimethyl-8-ribityllumazine synthase; translated protein: MAKTYEGGLVAEGLKFGVVAARFNEFITNKLVGGAMDALTRHGASADDIELAWVPGAFEIPLVAKKMAESKRYDAVICLGAVIRGNTPHFDYVCAEVAKGVGHVGLDSGVPTIFGVLTTETIEQAVERAGTKAGNKGFDAAVSAIEMANLLKGL